In one Dermatophilaceae bacterium Sec6.4 genomic region, the following are encoded:
- a CDS encoding YggT family protein: MTNVLGVVSIFLYLFLVLLLARLALEWIQVFARQWQPRGPVLVIAETTYTATDPPLKAVRKVLKPVRIGSIQLDLAFLVLLLGVYLLLNVIRSVH, from the coding sequence ATGACAAACGTGCTGGGCGTCGTGTCGATCTTCCTCTACCTCTTTCTCGTCCTCCTGCTGGCACGGCTGGCGTTGGAATGGATCCAGGTGTTCGCGCGCCAGTGGCAGCCACGAGGCCCCGTACTGGTGATTGCCGAGACCACGTACACCGCTACCGATCCACCCCTGAAGGCCGTGCGCAAGGTGCTCAAGCCGGTGCGCATCGGGTCGATTCAACTGGATCTGGCGTTCCTGGTGCTGCTTCTGGGCGTGTATCTGTTGCTCAACGTCATCAGATCGGTCCACTGA
- the sepF gene encoding cell division protein SepF, giving the protein MAGKLRAMTEYLGLSETDRRYDDEYDDNYSGDEPHEYVESGYDESAPFEQEREAAPVTQLHKGTAATPAAAGGPISRITTIHPRTYNEAKEIGENFRGRVPVIMNLTDMDDNDAKRLVDFAAGLVFGLHGTIERITAKVFLLSPSGVEVATSGQEAARTPRGLFNQS; this is encoded by the coding sequence ATGGCTGGAAAGCTGCGCGCGATGACGGAGTATCTCGGTCTCTCCGAGACCGATCGTCGGTATGACGACGAGTACGACGACAACTACTCCGGCGACGAGCCCCACGAGTACGTCGAAAGCGGATACGACGAATCCGCGCCCTTCGAGCAAGAGCGTGAGGCGGCTCCAGTGACGCAACTACACAAGGGAACGGCAGCGACCCCGGCCGCGGCCGGCGGACCGATCAGCCGCATCACCACGATCCACCCCCGTACCTACAACGAGGCCAAGGAAATCGGCGAGAACTTCCGCGGCCGGGTCCCGGTCATCATGAACCTCACAGATATGGACGACAACGACGCCAAGCGTCTCGTCGACTTTGCTGCCGGTCTGGTCTTCGGCCTGCACGGCACCATTGAGCGGATCACCGCAAAGGTCTTCCTGTTGTCGCCGTCCGGAGTCGAGGTTGCCACCAGCGGCCAGGAGGCTGCCCGCACCCCCCGCGGACTGTTCAACCAGAGCTGA
- the lspA gene encoding signal peptidase II, whose protein sequence is MQTKTGTPLTTHAPRRRPRPRLLALLVAVGVSGYALDQGTKAWAVAGLEPGVRRSLVGSLLQLNLTRNAGAAFSMATNATWLLTLIAIVVIGVTVFAARRLGSVGWAAALGLLLAGACGNLTDRFVRAPGGGQGHVVDFLELPHWPIFNVADMCVVTAAALIALLAVRGVSLDGTRASNDTDAPGSEGAGETDEQ, encoded by the coding sequence ATGCAAACAAAAACAGGAACGCCGCTGACCACGCACGCGCCTCGACGTAGGCCCCGCCCTCGACTGCTCGCGCTGCTCGTGGCGGTAGGGGTGAGCGGCTACGCACTCGACCAGGGCACCAAAGCCTGGGCGGTGGCGGGACTGGAGCCCGGCGTCCGACGCTCACTGGTCGGGTCGCTGCTACAGCTGAATCTCACCCGCAACGCGGGTGCGGCCTTTTCGATGGCGACCAACGCCACGTGGCTGCTCACCTTGATCGCGATCGTCGTGATCGGGGTGACGGTGTTCGCCGCCCGCAGGTTGGGTAGTGTCGGATGGGCGGCGGCGCTGGGACTGCTCCTCGCCGGTGCCTGCGGCAACCTGACCGATCGCTTCGTGCGCGCCCCCGGAGGCGGTCAGGGGCACGTGGTCGACTTTCTGGAGCTACCGCACTGGCCGATCTTCAACGTTGCCGATATGTGCGTGGTGACCGCAGCTGCGTTGATCGCCCTCCTCGCCGTCCGGGGGGTCTCACTTGACGGGACTCGCGCATCGAACGACACGGACGCACCAGGTTCCGAGGGCGCAGGTGAGACCGATGAGCAGTGA
- a CDS encoding TraR/DksA C4-type zinc finger protein, with protein MNRPNSPTAPSEPAAQSAAGSSSEHFQVREDETPWTNEELAGVKDELEADVAKLTSELAGMEHEMADLISDSGDGAGDDHADAGAKSFEREHEFSLADNSRQMLEQSEHALERIADGTYGICEDCGTPIGKLRLQAFPRATLCMQCKQKQERR; from the coding sequence GTGAACCGACCAAACTCGCCCACCGCCCCGTCCGAACCAGCGGCGCAGTCCGCCGCGGGTTCCTCTAGTGAGCACTTCCAGGTACGCGAAGACGAAACGCCCTGGACGAACGAGGAATTGGCGGGCGTCAAAGACGAACTCGAAGCGGATGTCGCCAAGCTCACCAGTGAGCTGGCCGGCATGGAGCACGAAATGGCTGACCTGATCAGCGACAGCGGGGACGGCGCGGGGGACGACCACGCCGACGCGGGTGCCAAGTCCTTCGAGCGCGAGCATGAATTCTCCCTTGCAGACAACTCCCGTCAGATGCTGGAGCAGTCCGAGCACGCTCTGGAGCGCATCGCGGACGGCACGTACGGAATCTGCGAGGATTGCGGCACCCCCATCGGCAAGCTTCGTCTGCAGGCCTTTCCGCGTGCGACCCTGTGCATGCAATGCAAACAAAAACAGGAACGCCGCTGA
- a CDS encoding S9 family peptidase, producing MSESAVAALKPPVARRESSVREHHGDRFEDPWEWLRDKESSEVISHLEAENSYTTASTAHLASLADAVFGEIKGHIVETDVDVPVRKGQWWYYSRTVEGAQYAVHCRAPYDADMPVPVPAPGEPVPGEIVLLDENREADAHEFFELGGLEISPDGNALALLVDVRGDERYDLQVRDLTAGTILDDSVRDVHYGLAWSLDGGTLFYSRHDDAWRPHQVWRHRVGGDPADDVLVRQEDDPEFGIGFEVSRDDRWLIVGSESRTSSEMLLGDLSRPEQPLTMVHPRTPGLEYSVEVDGDRILVVHNGNRADFDIAEAPRESPGRESWTPVFVGDEGERVEGIDAFEKFVVLSLRSGGLPTVRVFPKVAGDLGAALQVPVGSELTVLRVGSNAEYNTATVRLSSGSFLVPPTVLDFAPATGEVRVLKQREVPGYQAQDYLEERLWATAADGARVPISLVRRREVSADGTNPGLIYGYGSYELSMDPHFSASLLSALDRGVVYAVAHVRGGGELGRRWWDEGKMLAKRNTFTDFVACSKALIDTGWVAPDRLAAEGGSAGGLLMGAVLNLAPELYRAAHAAVPFVDALTTILDPTMPLTVGEWQEWGNPLSDPDVYAYMKSYSPYQNVAANDYPAILATTSLNDTRVCYVEPAKWVQQLRATVTSDPAARPVLLKCEMVAGHGGVSGRYDAWKDRAFELSFLLDQLNAAELLQPPASL from the coding sequence ATGTCTGAATCTGCTGTCGCTGCTCTGAAGCCCCCGGTGGCGCGCCGCGAATCATCCGTCCGCGAGCACCACGGCGATCGGTTCGAAGATCCCTGGGAGTGGCTGCGCGACAAGGAGTCCAGCGAGGTCATCAGCCACCTCGAGGCCGAGAACTCCTACACCACAGCAAGCACCGCCCACCTGGCGTCACTTGCGGACGCCGTCTTCGGTGAGATCAAGGGCCATATCGTCGAGACGGATGTCGACGTGCCGGTCCGTAAAGGGCAGTGGTGGTACTACTCGCGCACCGTCGAAGGCGCGCAGTACGCCGTGCACTGCCGGGCACCGTACGACGCGGATATGCCGGTGCCGGTGCCGGCCCCGGGCGAGCCCGTTCCGGGAGAAATCGTGCTGCTCGACGAGAACCGCGAAGCCGACGCGCACGAGTTCTTCGAGTTGGGGGGCCTGGAGATCAGCCCCGACGGGAACGCGCTCGCGCTGCTGGTCGACGTGCGTGGCGACGAGCGTTACGACCTGCAGGTGCGTGACCTCACTGCGGGGACAATTCTGGACGACAGCGTGCGCGACGTGCACTACGGGTTGGCCTGGTCCCTCGATGGCGGCACGCTGTTCTACAGCCGACACGACGATGCCTGGCGGCCGCATCAGGTCTGGCGGCACCGGGTGGGCGGCGACCCTGCCGACGATGTGCTGGTGCGTCAGGAGGACGACCCGGAGTTCGGGATCGGGTTCGAGGTGTCCCGCGACGACCGCTGGCTGATCGTCGGTTCTGAATCGCGCACCAGCTCCGAGATGCTCCTGGGTGACCTGTCCCGACCCGAGCAGCCACTGACGATGGTGCACCCTCGAACGCCCGGTCTGGAGTACTCCGTCGAGGTCGACGGAGACCGGATTCTCGTCGTACACAACGGCAACCGAGCTGACTTCGACATTGCCGAGGCGCCGCGCGAGAGCCCCGGACGCGAGTCATGGACCCCGGTATTCGTCGGTGACGAGGGGGAGCGGGTCGAGGGTATCGATGCATTCGAGAAGTTCGTGGTGCTGTCACTGCGTTCCGGGGGGCTGCCGACCGTTCGGGTGTTCCCGAAGGTCGCAGGTGACCTCGGCGCCGCACTACAGGTGCCGGTCGGATCCGAGCTGACGGTGCTGCGGGTGGGCTCGAACGCCGAATACAACACGGCGACAGTGCGTCTCTCCTCGGGATCTTTCCTGGTGCCTCCTACGGTGCTGGACTTTGCCCCCGCGACCGGCGAGGTCCGGGTGCTCAAACAGCGTGAGGTCCCTGGTTACCAGGCGCAGGACTACCTCGAGGAACGGCTGTGGGCCACTGCCGCGGACGGCGCCCGAGTGCCCATCTCGCTGGTTCGGCGACGCGAGGTCTCGGCCGATGGCACCAATCCCGGTCTCATCTACGGCTACGGCTCCTACGAGCTGTCGATGGACCCGCATTTCTCCGCCAGTCTGCTGTCCGCCCTGGACCGCGGCGTTGTGTACGCCGTGGCGCATGTCCGCGGCGGCGGAGAGCTGGGGCGTCGCTGGTGGGATGAGGGCAAGATGCTCGCCAAGCGCAATACCTTCACCGACTTCGTGGCGTGTTCGAAGGCCCTGATCGACACCGGCTGGGTCGCACCGGACCGCCTTGCGGCAGAAGGTGGCTCGGCCGGCGGTCTGCTGATGGGTGCGGTACTCAACCTGGCGCCCGAGTTGTACCGCGCAGCACACGCCGCTGTTCCCTTCGTCGACGCGCTGACGACGATCCTGGACCCGACGATGCCGCTGACGGTGGGGGAGTGGCAGGAGTGGGGTAACCCGCTCAGCGACCCGGACGTCTACGCCTACATGAAGAGCTACTCGCCGTACCAGAACGTCGCAGCGAACGACTATCCGGCCATCCTGGCCACCACCAGCCTGAATGACACCAGGGTCTGCTACGTCGAGCCCGCCAAATGGGTGCAGCAGCTACGGGCGACCGTGACTTCCGATCCCGCGGCCCGGCCGGTCCTACTCAAGTGCGAGATGGTCGCGGGCCATGGCGGTGTCAGCGGCCGCTACGACGCGTGGAAGGACCGCGCGTTCGAGCTGTCCTTCCTGCTGGACCAGCTGAACGCGGCTGAGCTGCTCCAGCCGCCTGCCTCACTCTGA
- the dnaE gene encoding DNA polymerase III subunit alpha, translating to MSTSSAGNFVHLHVHTEYSTLDGAAKIKPMFAEVERLGMPAIAMSDHGNMFGAYEFQQAAKDSPVKPIIGIEAYVAPSTRHSRTQEFWAGSRERDANVDGEGGKDVSGGGRYTHMTMWAADAQGLRNLFRLSSLASFEGYYMKPRMDRELLAQYGRGIIATTGCPSGEVQTRLRLGQYDEAIAAASAYQDIFGAENYFLELMDHGLSIERQVRDGLLKIARDLHIPLLATNDSHYVTEDQADAHDNLLCVGVGKNKDDPNRFRFSGSGYYLKTAAQMRELFAELPEACDNTLVIAERIGDYSEVFAPVDRMPQFPDVPQGQTQGSFLREKIKVGLGLRYGEQPPVEVLERVETEMAVIEPMGFSSYFLVVADICQYARDNGVPVGPGRGSATGSMIAYLTRITELDPIEHKLLFERFLNPERINPPDVDLDFDDRQRDKMVRYVIDKYGTEYTAQVNTFSTIKAKAAVKDANRILGFPFALGEQISKAMPPDVMGKGVPLTGLFDPKHPRYSEGVEFRAMYEAQPEVKKVVDTGLGLEGLVRGTGVHAAAVILSSEPLLDLVPMHRRDKDGTIITGFSFPHCEEMGLVKMDFLGLRNLGIIDQAIRNIETNRGEQLTTETIPLEDTATYELLARGDTLGVFQLDGGPMRSLLRLMVPTRFEDIAAVLALYRPGPMAANAHINYAERKNGRQQVAPIHPELKDALEPILGTTYHLLVYQEQIMAIARELAGYTLGGADILRRAMGKKKAEILEKEFGSFEAGMQASGYSAEATKALWDVMLPFSGYAFNKSHTAGYGLVSYWTAYLKANYPAEYAAALLTSVEGDKTKMAIYLADTRKLGIRVLPPDVNESVADFTAVGTDIRFGMAAIRNVGANVVEEIRKSRESKGRFTSFEDFLRKVPAVVCNKRTIESLVKAGAFDDLQHPRQGLVHIHEAYVDAVAEEKRHQERGQESLFSGFGDEAAIELAALPQIPQIEWDKQTLLAFERDMLGLYVSDHPLFGIEHILSQHADMSIARLHGEDAPKDGSQLTIAGLITAMQLKRNKRGELWAIATVEDLEGSIDVMFFAKTYMTVSTMLSTDVVCVISGRLQMRDDGPQLMASELTLPDLKGDLRGPVVLSMPLARANTGLAQQLRTVLVEHPGATEVHLKLHQPGRSVTVKLEDSLRVTASPALFGDLKALLGPSCLVGA from the coding sequence ATGTCCACTTCGTCTGCTGGCAATTTCGTGCACCTGCATGTGCACACCGAGTACTCCACCCTCGACGGTGCGGCCAAGATCAAGCCGATGTTCGCCGAGGTGGAGCGGTTGGGCATGCCCGCGATCGCGATGTCCGATCACGGCAACATGTTCGGGGCGTATGAGTTCCAGCAGGCCGCAAAGGATTCACCGGTCAAGCCGATCATCGGCATCGAGGCGTACGTAGCACCATCGACGCGGCATTCGCGCACTCAGGAATTCTGGGCAGGTTCGCGTGAACGCGACGCGAACGTCGACGGTGAAGGCGGCAAGGACGTCTCCGGCGGTGGTCGATACACCCATATGACGATGTGGGCCGCGGACGCGCAGGGTCTGCGCAACCTCTTCCGACTCAGTTCGCTGGCCTCTTTCGAGGGCTATTACATGAAGCCCCGAATGGACCGTGAGCTCTTGGCGCAATACGGCCGCGGGATTATCGCGACAACGGGGTGCCCTTCGGGTGAGGTACAGACCCGGTTGCGGCTGGGGCAGTACGACGAGGCGATCGCCGCCGCGTCCGCGTACCAGGACATCTTCGGTGCGGAGAACTACTTTCTGGAGCTGATGGACCACGGCCTGTCGATCGAGCGTCAGGTACGCGACGGGTTGCTGAAGATCGCCCGCGACCTGCATATTCCGCTGCTGGCCACCAACGACAGCCACTACGTCACCGAGGACCAGGCCGACGCGCACGACAATCTGCTGTGCGTCGGGGTGGGTAAGAACAAGGACGACCCGAACCGCTTCAGGTTCTCCGGCTCCGGGTACTACCTCAAGACCGCAGCGCAGATGCGTGAGCTGTTCGCGGAGTTGCCGGAAGCCTGCGACAACACCCTCGTGATCGCCGAGCGGATCGGTGACTACAGCGAGGTCTTTGCACCGGTCGACCGGATGCCGCAGTTCCCCGATGTGCCGCAGGGCCAGACGCAGGGTTCGTTCCTGCGCGAGAAGATCAAGGTCGGTCTGGGTCTTCGGTACGGCGAGCAGCCGCCGGTCGAGGTGCTCGAACGGGTCGAGACCGAGATGGCCGTCATCGAGCCGATGGGGTTCTCCTCCTACTTCCTCGTGGTGGCAGATATCTGCCAGTACGCCAGGGACAACGGGGTGCCGGTAGGTCCGGGTCGTGGGTCGGCGACCGGGTCGATGATCGCCTACCTGACTCGGATCACCGAGCTGGATCCGATCGAGCACAAGTTGCTCTTCGAACGGTTCCTGAACCCTGAGCGAATCAACCCCCCGGACGTCGACCTCGACTTCGATGACCGGCAGCGCGACAAGATGGTCCGCTACGTCATCGACAAGTACGGCACCGAGTACACCGCGCAGGTCAACACCTTCAGCACGATCAAGGCCAAGGCTGCGGTCAAGGACGCCAACCGCATCCTGGGCTTCCCGTTCGCTCTCGGTGAGCAGATCAGCAAGGCAATGCCGCCGGATGTGATGGGTAAGGGAGTCCCGCTCACCGGGCTGTTCGATCCCAAACACCCGCGGTACTCCGAGGGCGTGGAGTTCCGCGCGATGTACGAAGCGCAACCGGAGGTCAAGAAGGTCGTCGACACCGGGCTCGGTCTGGAGGGGCTGGTCCGCGGCACCGGTGTGCATGCCGCCGCTGTGATCCTCTCCTCGGAACCATTGCTCGATCTGGTCCCGATGCATCGCCGTGACAAGGACGGCACCATCATCACCGGGTTCTCCTTCCCGCACTGCGAGGAGATGGGCCTGGTCAAGATGGACTTCCTGGGCCTGCGCAACCTGGGCATCATCGACCAGGCGATCCGCAATATCGAGACCAACCGTGGCGAGCAGTTGACCACCGAGACGATCCCGCTGGAGGACACGGCCACGTACGAGTTGCTGGCTCGCGGTGACACCCTCGGCGTCTTCCAGCTCGACGGCGGGCCGATGCGCAGCCTGCTACGCCTGATGGTGCCGACCCGGTTCGAGGACATCGCCGCCGTCCTCGCGCTCTACCGCCCCGGACCGATGGCCGCCAACGCGCACATCAACTACGCCGAACGCAAGAACGGCCGCCAGCAGGTCGCCCCGATCCACCCTGAGCTGAAGGACGCGCTCGAGCCGATCCTCGGCACGACCTATCACCTGCTGGTCTACCAGGAGCAGATCATGGCCATCGCCCGCGAACTTGCGGGATACACCCTCGGTGGCGCCGATATCCTGCGGCGCGCGATGGGTAAGAAGAAGGCCGAGATCCTGGAGAAGGAGTTCGGCAGCTTCGAAGCGGGTATGCAGGCCAGCGGCTACAGCGCGGAGGCGACCAAGGCGTTGTGGGACGTCATGCTGCCGTTCTCCGGGTATGCGTTCAACAAGAGCCACACCGCGGGGTACGGACTTGTGTCGTACTGGACCGCCTACCTCAAGGCGAACTATCCGGCCGAGTACGCCGCCGCACTGCTGACCAGCGTCGAAGGTGACAAGACGAAGATGGCCATCTACCTGGCCGACACCCGCAAGCTCGGTATCAGGGTGCTGCCGCCGGACGTGAACGAATCGGTCGCGGACTTCACCGCCGTCGGTACCGATATCCGTTTCGGGATGGCCGCCATCCGCAATGTCGGCGCCAACGTCGTGGAGGAGATCCGCAAATCCCGCGAGAGCAAGGGGCGGTTCACCTCGTTCGAGGATTTCCTGCGCAAGGTCCCAGCCGTGGTCTGTAACAAGCGCACCATCGAATCACTGGTCAAGGCCGGGGCATTCGATGATCTGCAGCATCCGCGCCAGGGTCTGGTGCACATCCACGAGGCGTATGTCGATGCCGTCGCCGAGGAGAAGCGTCACCAGGAACGCGGTCAGGAGTCACTCTTCAGCGGTTTCGGCGACGAGGCGGCGATCGAACTCGCTGCGCTTCCGCAGATCCCACAGATCGAATGGGACAAGCAGACGCTGCTGGCCTTCGAGCGGGACATGCTGGGGCTCTATGTCTCCGACCACCCGCTGTTCGGCATCGAACACATCCTGTCCCAGCACGCGGACATGTCGATCGCCAGACTGCACGGCGAGGACGCGCCCAAGGACGGCAGCCAACTGACGATCGCCGGTCTGATCACTGCCATGCAGCTCAAGCGCAACAAGCGCGGCGAGCTGTGGGCCATCGCCACCGTGGAGGATCTCGAAGGATCCATCGATGTCATGTTCTTCGCCAAGACCTACATGACGGTCTCCACGATGCTCAGCACGGACGTGGTGTGCGTGATCAGCGGCCGGTTACAGATGCGCGACGACGGACCGCAATTGATGGCCTCCGAACTGACCCTGCCGGATCTGAAGGGTGACCTGCGGGGTCCGGTGGTGTTGTCGATGCCGTTGGCGCGCGCCAACACCGGCCTTGCGCAGCAGCTCCGCACGGTGCTCGTGGAGCATCCGGGTGCCACCGAGGTGCACTTGAAACTGCATCAGCCGGGCAGGTCGGTCACCGTCAAACTCGAAGACAGTTTGCGCGTCACCGCCTCACCCGCGTTGTTCGGTGATCTGAAAGCCCTGTTGGGCCCGTCGTGTCTCGTAGGAGCCTGA
- a CDS encoding DivIVA domain-containing protein, with protein MALTPEDVVKKEFTKPKGFGRSGYDEIQVDDFLDEIVAELRRLNTENEDLTGKLEDSRRSSGVAGKDIGSTPASAASGIPDVKSAKGDGADKTQAVPAVALSKDTAASDSSANGAALVKAREDLAGARRELQVAKDEREKVQREVVQAKERLAELQKQIDAAEAGLKESGAGVGKAQGISSAAVGTNSAAGVIALAQRLHDEHVKEGETTRDRLIKEAREKHSTVIAEATAKRDELLTSGKSKHEELIREANERSTGLVKEAEDRKKRILGELTTQREEISSGIQRLQTFENEYRSKLTVFIDGQLQYLNQDSDVAPDNLVDAKPGDAAADKPDGSAK; from the coding sequence ATGGCGTTGACGCCTGAGGACGTAGTAAAAAAAGAGTTCACCAAACCCAAGGGGTTTGGCCGTAGCGGCTACGACGAAATCCAGGTGGACGATTTCCTCGACGAAATTGTCGCGGAGCTACGTCGTCTGAACACTGAGAACGAAGATCTGACAGGCAAGCTGGAGGACAGTCGCCGCTCCAGCGGGGTAGCCGGTAAGGACATCGGGTCGACACCCGCGAGCGCGGCTTCGGGGATCCCGGATGTGAAGTCGGCAAAGGGCGACGGCGCCGACAAGACGCAGGCGGTTCCTGCGGTGGCCCTGTCGAAGGACACCGCAGCATCTGACAGCTCTGCCAACGGCGCTGCGCTGGTCAAGGCGCGTGAGGATCTGGCCGGTGCTCGTCGCGAGTTGCAAGTGGCCAAGGATGAACGCGAGAAGGTGCAGCGCGAAGTTGTGCAGGCGAAGGAACGTCTGGCGGAGCTCCAGAAGCAGATCGATGCAGCGGAGGCGGGCTTGAAGGAGTCCGGCGCCGGGGTCGGCAAAGCTCAGGGGATTTCGTCGGCGGCTGTCGGAACCAACAGCGCCGCGGGTGTCATCGCGTTGGCTCAGCGGCTGCACGACGAGCACGTCAAGGAGGGTGAGACGACTCGAGATCGGCTGATCAAGGAGGCGCGCGAAAAGCACTCCACGGTGATTGCCGAGGCGACTGCCAAGCGCGATGAACTTCTGACGTCTGGGAAGTCGAAGCACGAAGAACTCATCCGCGAGGCCAACGAGCGGTCAACGGGCTTGGTCAAGGAGGCCGAGGATCGTAAGAAGCGCATCCTGGGTGAGTTGACGACGCAACGTGAAGAGATCAGCTCGGGAATCCAGCGACTGCAGACGTTCGAGAACGAGTATCGCTCCAAGCTGACGGTCTTTATCGACGGTCAGCTGCAGTATCTGAACCAGGACAGCGACGTCGCTCCGGACAATCTGGTCGACGCCAAGCCGGGCGATGCGGCTGCGGACAAGCCCGACGGTTCCGCGAAGTAG
- a CDS encoding RluA family pseudouridine synthase — MSSELKAMPVPEGLEGERVDAAIARLLGLSRSRAAALSADGLVTLDQRVVGKSDRVSAGQWLEVQLPQVRSGPAVVPRAVPGMSIVHDDSELVVVDKPAGVAAHPSVGWDGPDVVSGLAAAGYRISTSGAAERQGIVQRLDVGTSGLMVVAKSERAYTVLKQAFRDRTVDKTYHALVQGLPDPLEGTIDAPIGRHPAHDYKFAVRSTGRDSVTHYEVLEVFRVERLMSLVTIHLETGRTHQIRVHFAALHHPCVGDPMYGADPTVARRLGLSRQWLHARRLGFIHPGSGEYVSYESPYPQDLQDALDLVRATG, encoded by the coding sequence ATGAGCAGTGAACTGAAGGCGATGCCGGTGCCCGAGGGGCTCGAGGGCGAGCGCGTCGACGCGGCCATCGCGCGTCTCCTGGGCCTGTCCCGCAGCCGAGCCGCCGCTCTGAGCGCGGATGGTCTGGTCACCCTGGATCAACGGGTCGTGGGTAAGTCGGACCGGGTGAGTGCCGGTCAGTGGCTGGAGGTCCAACTACCGCAGGTTCGGTCCGGCCCTGCTGTCGTGCCGCGCGCCGTCCCGGGGATGAGCATCGTGCACGACGACAGCGAGCTGGTCGTGGTGGACAAGCCTGCGGGGGTAGCGGCTCATCCGAGCGTGGGTTGGGACGGGCCTGACGTTGTCAGCGGACTGGCCGCCGCCGGGTACCGGATATCGACGTCCGGCGCAGCCGAACGGCAGGGCATCGTGCAACGCCTGGACGTGGGCACCAGCGGTTTGATGGTCGTCGCGAAGAGCGAACGTGCCTACACGGTCCTGAAGCAGGCATTCCGAGACCGCACTGTCGACAAGACGTATCACGCCCTCGTGCAGGGCCTGCCCGATCCCCTGGAGGGCACGATCGATGCCCCGATCGGGCGTCACCCGGCTCACGACTACAAGTTCGCCGTCCGCAGCACCGGCCGCGACAGCGTGACGCATTACGAGGTGCTCGAGGTCTTCCGCGTCGAACGCCTCATGTCGTTGGTGACCATTCACCTGGAGACGGGTCGTACGCACCAGATCCGGGTGCACTTCGCGGCTCTGCACCACCCGTGCGTCGGCGACCCGATGTACGGAGCGGACCCCACCGTGGCGCGTCGGCTCGGCCTGTCCAGGCAGTGGCTGCATGCCAGACGCCTGGGGTTCATCCACCCGGGGTCGGGAGAGTACGTGAGCTACGAGAGCCCCTATCCCCAAGACCTGCAGGATGCGCTGGACCTCGTGCGCGCGACCGGCTGA